From the genome of Bactrocera oleae isolate idBacOlea1 chromosome 2, idBacOlea1, whole genome shotgun sequence, one region includes:
- the LOC138857148 gene encoding asparagine-rich protein-like — protein sequence MLFEYLVFVLIGVTQIYCSNSIIKPSIEQAKRTDGAHRRYRRAAEPQFILRRYADDLTNADELIFGDQTLQGSPTDRIISSQQLDGHPNNQNYQQQPQANNSQKPRRNQKTHNSSELKMNVHCNSDNIMYHNNNGFNGNNMKNEKNKMFQEYSGQVGNMHKHNRNNGNFNHHNSYQDIKYNDENTRNSAILDTNVKMNAEPSNTVPIFKPAVRVNAMHAPTTKSITPAYITQPPNQLLNRHNIKPNNYLLTEIFANPVPTTIKASPSTEYNRSQFRRNTPDNPFLNKHMSQNEFMQNPFLANRQTNENSQTYLNNQSLQNPLVSKPTLQNPYMLNPFLQNTKIPILSGQSQPTQVPATNLVQSQIGTSSNNSSNLVNVQKPVILSSTPPNTAYPTSKVTKISAELSRLIQNKAVIFPNSIYLTQSTPSSEHILDIRR from the coding sequence atgttgtttgaATATTTAGTCTTTGTGCTTATTGGGGTTACGCAAATTTACTGCAGTAACAGTATAATAAAACCATCTATAGAACAAGCGAAAAGAACTGATGGAGCCCATAGACGTTATCGCCGTGCAGCAGAACCACAATTTATTCTGCGCAGATATGCCGATGACCTCACGAACGCCGATGAATTAATATTCGGTGATCAAACACTTCAAGGCAGCCCAACTGACAGAATCATATCATCGCAACAACTCGATGGCCATccaaataatcaaaattatcaGCAACAACCCCAAGCTAACAATTCGCAAAAGCCACGACGCAATCAGAAAACTCACAATTCAAGTGAACTGAAAATGAATGTACATTGCAATAGCGACAACATCATGTACCATAATAACAATGGTTTTAATGGCAATAACATgaagaatgaaaaaaataaaatgtttcaagAATATAGTGGCCAAGTTGGCAATATGCATAAGCACAATCGCAATAACGGCAATTTTAACCATCATAACTCTTATCaagatattaaatataatgatGAAAATACTCGTAATAGTGCAATTTTGGACACCAACGTCAAAATGAACGCCGAGCCAAGTAATACAGTACCGATATTTAAACCAGCAGTAAGAGTGAACGCAATGCATGCACCAACAACCAAATCTATAACGCCTGCTTATATTACTCAGCCGCCAAATCAGTTACTTAATCGACATAATATTAAACctaacaattatttattaacagaAATCTTTGCAAATCCAGTACCAACCACAATCAAGGCATCACCATCGACTGAATATAATAGAAGTCAATTTAGACGAAATACTCCCGACAACCCATTTCTCAATAAACATATGTCCCAAAATGAGTTTATGCAAAATCCATTTTTAGCAAATCGACAAACTAATGAAAATTCAcaaacttatttaaataatcaatcaTTACAAAATCCTTTAGTTTCGAAGCCCACTCTTCAGAACCCATACATGTTAAATCCTTTTctgcaaaatacaaaaataccaATACTCTCAGGCCAGTCGCAGCCAACACAAGTTCCTGCAACAAATCTTGTGCAGTCTCAAATTGGAACTTCATCAAATAATTCGTCTAATTTAGTGAATGTTCAAAAGCCTGTGATACTTTCATCGACACCACCAAACACGGCATATCCTACTTCGAAGGTGACAAAAATAAGCGCAGAATTAAGTCGACTTATTCAAAATAAAGCGGTCATATTTCCAAATTCAATATACCTCACACAGAGCACTCCGAGCTCAGAGCACATTCTAGACATAAGACGTTAG
- the Task6 gene encoding two pore potassium channel protein sup-9 — MKKQNVRTISLIVCTFTYLLVGAAVFDSLESETEKRRWEALQAVEDMIIRKYNISQEDFKVMETVVLKSEPHKAGQQWKFTGAFYYATTVLTTIGYGHSTPSTIGGKLFTMCYAIVGIPLGLVMFQSIGERVNRLSSYVIQAVRKSLRCKRTAASEVDLICVVTTLSSLTIAGGAAAFSRYEGWSYFDSVYYCFITLTTIGFGDMVALQKDNALNNKPQYVMFALIFILFGLAIVAASLNLLVLRFVTMNTEDERRDEAQAMQALQVAVKLEGDVITANGSILSGYEGHEVQSNSSGSTTSMCSCSCARFSANRHKTHQYKARRSPSHIRHLLPEVVPMQDLSYDAHSLNADGLDIVDTSSISPSKPHRQLLKRNVSLLSFRI; from the exons ATGAAGAAACAAAATGTTCGCACGATATCCTTGATCGTGtgcacatttacatatttactagtTGGCGCTGCTGTATTTGACTCGCTCGAATCGGAAACGGAAAAGCGGCGCTGGGAAGCACTGCAAG CTGTGGAAGATATGATAATACgaaaatacaatatttcacAAGAGGACTTCAAAGTGATGGAGACAGTTGTGCTTAAGTCAGAACCACACAAAGCTGGTCAACAATGGAAATTCACTGGTGCATTTTACTATGCAACAACAGTGTTAACGACTATCGGTTACGGCCATTCCACGCCAAGCACAATCGGTGGCAAACTCTTCACAATGTGCTATGCAATTGTGGGGATACCATTGGGCCTTGTGATGTTCCAAAGTATTGGAGAAAGAGTGAATAGACTGAGCAG CTATGTTATACAAGCAGTGAGAAAGTCACTACGTTGTAAACGAACTGCAGCTTCTGAAGTAGATTTAATATGCGTTGTGACAACACTGAGCTCTTTAACGATAGCTGGTGGTGCTGCGGCTTTTTCACGGTACGAAGGTTGGAGCTATTTCGATTCAGTATATTACTGCTTTATTACTTTAACTACAATAG GTTTTGGAGATATGGTAGCTTTACAAAAAGATAATGCACTCAACAACAAACCGCAATATGTAATGTTCGCATTGATATTCATATTGTTCGGTTTGGCAATTGTTGCCGCCTCGCTGAATCTGCTAGTATTGCGGTTTGTTACAATGAATACGGAGGATGAACGAAGAGATGAAGCCCAAGCTATGCAG GCTTTACAAGTTGCTGTTAAATTAGAAGGTGACGTCATTACAGCAAATGGGTCCATTTTAAGTGgatatgaaggtcatgaagtTCAGTCAAATAGTAGTGGCTCAACTACATCCATGTGTTCATGTAGCTGTGCACGTTTTAGTGCAAATCGTCATAAAAC GCATCAATACAAAGCGCGTCGCTCACCCTCGCATATACGTCATTTATTGCCGGAAGTTGTACCAATGCAGGACTTAAGCTACGATGCACACAGCCTCAATGCCGACGGGCTCGATATTGTGGATACATCATCAATCTCGCCTTCGAAACCACACAGACAATTACTCAAACGCAATGTATCGCTACTATCTTTTCGTATTTAA
- the CycB3 gene encoding G2/mitotic-specific cyclin-B3, whose product MAPTKNTRAVSKQAVTSTMSTLLPQPRKTLTRRGTINVQDQNVDIIQTRGKRKAEHSPAKNEKVKRSALGNLTNNFKLTTMTTSKLHSEENLKQNQNMTKRKETHIIGTHAQVLKETQNTVGSMDVCERNILQKKMATRASTRNANITKSTIAKILEDSYKRTKPKIEPLPSPPTLRTRKLELPPVLAPRPPSPVLATVPLKPSLPNKPVRRISNEFNKTEESLYMSALEDISSSESMRLSGNFEAAKRRSALLLQEKKKVEGTPDKEIGDKPPPTSVPEGVEDFDKANWNDIFQVSHYAMDIFNYMKSREEEFPVTDYMEKQIHLTKWMRTLLVDWMVEVQETFELNHETLYLAVKIVDLFLCRVIINKDVLQLLGASALFIACKFDERTPPLIEDFLYICDGAYKHNELIRMEMTTLRTINYDLGIPLSYRFLRRYARCAKVSMPTLTLARYILELSLMDYATIHFSDSKLACAALFMALRLDGDTNPWTLTLEYYSGYLLTDFAEIVPVLNATLHRKPKVKTIRSKYSHKIFHEVAKVPLLTTEELFENNLDLNISIKLDESNSS is encoded by the coding sequence atggcgCCAACAAAGAATACCCGTGCAGTTTCTAAACAAGCTGTAACGTCAACTATGAGCACATTGTTACCTCAGCCACGAAAAACACTTACCAGGCGAGGCACAATTAATGTCCAGGACCAAAATGTTGATATAATCCAGACGCGCGGCAAACGTAAAGCCGAACATAGTCCGgctaaaaatgaaaaagttaagCGATCAGCGCTTGGTAATCTCACAAACAACTTTAAACTAACAACAATGACGACGAGTAAGTTGCATTCTGAAGAGAATTTGAAGCAAAACCAAAATATGACAAAGAGAAAAGAAACCCACATAATTGGGACACATGCTCAAGTGCTTAAAGAAACGCAAAATACTGTCGGAAGTATGGACGTGTGTGAAcgtaatattttgcaaaagaaAATGGCAACTAGGGCGAGTACGCGAAATGCTAACATTACCAAATCAACGATTGCTAAAATTTTGGAAGATAGTTATAAAAGGACTAAACCGAAGATTGAACCCTTACCATCACCGCCAACACTAAGAACGCGAAAGTTAGAGCTTCCGCCTGTATTGGCTCCACGACCACCTTCTCCAGTTTTAGCTACAGTACCATTAAAACCGTCTCTGCCCAACAAGCCAGTACGAAGAATTTCTAATGAATTCAATAAAACTGAAGAAAGCTTATACATGTCGGCACTGGAAGATATTTCCAGTTCCGAGTCAATGCGTTTATCTGGTAATTTCGAAGCTGCAAAGCGGCGTTCGGCTTTACTATTACAAGAGAAGAAGAAAGTTGAAGGTACACCAGATAAAGAAATCGGTGATAAACCGCCGCCTACATCGGTGCCGGAAGGCGTTGAAGATTTTGACAAGGCTAACTGGAATGATATCTTTCAAGTATCTCACTATGccatggatatatttaattatatgaaatcacGGGAGGAAGAGTTTCCTGTAACAGATTATAtggaaaaacaaatacatttgaCCAAATGGATGCGAACATTATTAGTTGACTGGATGGTCGAAGTGCAAGAGACATTCGAATTGAATCATGAAACACTCTATTTGGCGGTAAAAATTGTGGATCTCTTTTTATGTCGCGTCATTATCAATAAGGATGTACTGCAGTTGCTTGGTGCATCTGCACTTTTTATTGCATGCAAATTCGATGAACGAACACCGCCCTTAATTGAggattttctatatatatgtgaTGGCGCGTATAAACATAATGAATTGATACGTATGGAAATGACGACACTTCGAACTATAAATTATGATCTTGGCATACCGTTGTCATATCGATTTTTACGACGTTACGCCCGTTGTGCCAAAGTTTCAATGCCAACGCTAACATTAGCACgctatattttagaattgtcgCTAATGGATTATGCAACTATTCATTTTAGCGATTCGAAACTAGCATGTGCAGCTTTGTTCATGGCTTTGCGCTTAGATGGCGATACAAATCCCTGGACATTGACGTTGGAATACTATAGTGGATATTTGTTGACAGATTTCGCTGAAATTGTACCCGTTTTAAATGCTACATTGCATCGTAAACCTAAAGTAAAGACAATACGTAGTAAATACTCACATAAGATATTCCATGAGGTTGCCAAAGTCCCACTACTTACAACTGAAGAACTATTTGAGAACAATTTAGACCTGAATATTAGCATAAAACTTGATGAATCTAATAGctcgtaa